A section of the Teredinibacter franksiae genome encodes:
- a CDS encoding phosphate-starvation-inducible PsiE family protein, producing the protein MTERFFREVYPRFERLITLVMAVLLMIAITYAAVMFTIVLLKTVVDVQPIVALFSEGQKIAEPIGRLQTGLYHVFGGFLLVLLGIELIGTVKSFAENSSIKMEAILAIAIIATSRHLITLDYHHSDPLTIFAAGFVVICLVGGYFLVKLKVGRDGPTTSENQ; encoded by the coding sequence ATGACAGAACGTTTTTTTCGCGAGGTTTACCCTCGCTTCGAGCGCTTGATTACACTTGTAATGGCCGTTTTACTGATGATTGCCATTACGTATGCGGCGGTTATGTTTACAATCGTTTTACTTAAAACTGTCGTGGATGTTCAGCCTATAGTGGCCCTTTTTTCTGAAGGGCAGAAAATAGCGGAGCCGATTGGACGATTACAGACAGGTCTTTACCATGTTTTTGGCGGTTTTCTACTGGTTTTGTTGGGGATTGAACTAATAGGTACTGTTAAGTCATTTGCTGAAAATAGCAGTATCAAAATGGAGGCAATTTTAGCTATCGCTATAATTGCAACTTCGCGTCATCTCATCACGCTTGACTATCACCACTCGGACCCGCTAACTATTTTTGCGGCAGGTTTTGTTGTGATATGTTTGGTTGGAGGCTATTTTCTCGTAAAGCTAAAGGTCGGTAGAGATGGACCTACTACCAGCGAAAACCAATAG